In the genome of Sphaeramia orbicularis chromosome 13, fSphaOr1.1, whole genome shotgun sequence, one region contains:
- the ypel2b gene encoding protein yippee-like 2, with protein sequence MVRMTRSKTFQAYLPSCHRTYSCIHCRAHLANHDELISKSFQGSQGRAYLFNSVVNVGCGPAEERVLLTGLHAVADIYCENCKTTLGWKYEHAFESSQKYKEGKFIIELAHMIKDNGWD encoded by the exons ATGGTCAGAATGACGCGCTCCAAGACTTTTCAGGCCTACCTGCCGAGCTGTCACCGAACCTACAGCTGCATCCACTGCCGAGCTCACCTGGCCAACCATGACGAGCTCATTTCCAAG TCGTTCCAGGGCAGCCAGGGCAGAGCTTACCTGTTCAACTCAGT GGTGAATGTCGGGTGTGGCCCTGCAGAGGAGAGAGTTCTGCTCACAGGCCTGCATGCTGTAGCAGATATCTACTGTGAGAACTGCAAGACCACCCTGGGCTGGAAATAT GAACATGCCTTTGAAAGCAGTCAGAAATATAAAGAGGGCAAGTTCATCATCGAGTTGGCCCACATGATCAAGGACAATGGCTGGGACTGA